In one window of Rhizobium sp. ACO-34A DNA:
- a CDS encoding organic hydroperoxide resistance protein, producing the protein MAILYTAQASATGGRAGRAVSDNGVLDVTLTVPKELGGDGATGTNPEQLFAAGYSACFLGALKFVAGKEKVKISEDTRITTRVGIGPREDGTGFGIEVAITAELPGVEREVAEKLVAAAHIVCPYSHAMRTSTEVPVSVA; encoded by the coding sequence ATGGCTATTCTCTATACCGCACAGGCATCCGCCACCGGTGGCCGCGCAGGCCGCGCAGTGAGCGACAACGGCGTTCTCGACGTAACGCTGACCGTTCCGAAGGAACTCGGCGGCGATGGCGCCACCGGCACCAACCCGGAACAGCTTTTCGCAGCCGGCTATTCCGCCTGCTTCCTCGGCGCGCTGAAGTTCGTCGCCGGCAAGGAGAAGGTGAAGATTTCCGAAGACACCAGGATCACCACCCGCGTCGGCATCGGCCCGCGTGAAGACGGCACCGGCTTCGGCATCGAAGTCGCCATCACCGCCGAACTCCCCGGCGTCGAGCGCGAAGTCGCTGAAAAGCTGGTCGCAGCCGCGCATATCGTGTGCCCCTACAGCCACGCCATGCGCACCTCCACCGAGGTTCCGGTCTCGGTCGCCTGA
- a CDS encoding chromate transporter, with translation MKSSAETMNEAVTERPQGTPGEVFRAFLKLGLTSFGGPIAHLGYFRDELVVRRKWIDEAGYGDLVALCQFLPGPASSQVGFALGLLRGGPLGALAAWAAFTLPSALLLIAFAMAATAFGGPAGSGLLHGLKIVAVAVVAQAVWGMAKSLTPDRERAGIALAAVLIVVFSGTAASQIGAIAIGGIAGLLLCRNGTSATTGHLSFRISRRFGAACLVAFCLLLALLPVVASTVGIQGLSLFDAFYRAGSLVFGGGHVVLPLLQAEVVDRGWVGAGDFLAGYGAAQAVPGPLFTFAAYLGAVSGPAPHGFFGAAIALVAIFLPGFLLLLGALPFWDQFRRRPLTQAAMRGANAAVVGILGAALYSPVWTSAILEPRDFALALAGFLLLVVWKTPPWIVVALLAAGGMGLALL, from the coding sequence GTGAAGTCATCGGCTGAAACCATGAATGAAGCCGTCACTGAGCGTCCGCAGGGTACGCCGGGAGAAGTGTTCCGGGCCTTCCTCAAGCTCGGCCTGACCTCCTTCGGCGGTCCGATCGCTCATCTCGGCTATTTCCGCGACGAACTCGTGGTACGGCGCAAATGGATCGACGAGGCCGGCTATGGCGATCTCGTGGCGCTCTGTCAGTTCCTGCCGGGACCGGCGTCGAGCCAGGTGGGCTTTGCGCTCGGCCTTCTGCGCGGCGGGCCGCTCGGGGCGCTGGCCGCATGGGCGGCTTTCACGCTGCCTTCCGCATTGCTGCTCATTGCCTTTGCCATGGCCGCGACGGCCTTCGGCGGCCCGGCCGGAAGCGGCCTGCTGCACGGATTGAAGATCGTGGCCGTGGCCGTGGTGGCGCAGGCGGTTTGGGGCATGGCGAAGAGCCTGACGCCGGATCGCGAGCGCGCGGGCATCGCGCTTGCGGCAGTACTGATCGTGGTGTTTTCGGGAACCGCCGCCAGCCAGATCGGAGCGATCGCCATCGGGGGAATTGCCGGTCTGCTGCTCTGTCGCAACGGCACCTCCGCCACGACCGGGCATCTTTCATTTCGAATATCGCGGCGTTTCGGTGCGGCCTGTCTCGTGGCCTTTTGCCTGCTGCTCGCGCTGCTGCCGGTGGTCGCCTCGACTGTCGGGATCCAAGGGCTTTCGCTGTTCGACGCGTTCTATCGCGCCGGCTCCCTCGTCTTCGGCGGCGGCCATGTGGTGCTGCCGCTGCTGCAGGCTGAAGTGGTCGACCGAGGCTGGGTCGGCGCCGGTGATTTTCTCGCCGGCTATGGAGCGGCGCAGGCGGTTCCGGGGCCGCTCTTCACCTTCGCGGCCTATCTGGGTGCCGTTTCGGGACCGGCACCGCATGGTTTCTTCGGAGCTGCCATCGCGCTTGTCGCGATCTTCCTGCCGGGCTTCCTGCTTCTTCTCGGTGCGCTGCCGTTCTGGGATCAATTTCGCCGCAGACCGCTGACGCAGGCCGCGATGCGCGGCGCGAATGCCGCCGTGGTCGGCATTCTAGGAGCGGCTCTCTACAGTCCGGTCTGGACAAGCGCGATCCTCGAGCCGCGCGATTTCGCGCTGGCGCTCGCCGGCTTCCTGCTTCTGGTGGTGTGGAAGACGCCGCCATGGATCGTCGTGGCGCTGCTGGCGGCAGGAGGTATGGGGCTCGCCCTTCTCTGA
- a CDS encoding Tat protein: MLQRRMVMTGLSAALMAIGPLRPALAKAQLLAQADLRGAIDAGETGILPGATDNQSRKLQALIDAAAASGQPIFLPAGTYRVSNIELREGTQLSGVPGLTLLSYGGEGHLLSARDLKHVSLNGISLDGANRWLGDYTEALAAFRGVGDVRISDCAITGSRKHGIQFERCGGRLERSRITGAGGAAIMAVETKAMAFADNEIADCGNGGILVHRWTRGEDGAMVTGNRIARIGARDGGTGQNGNGINLFRADNVMVSGNHVSDCAFSAIRANSASNATINGNQCFRSGETAIYAEFSFEGALIADNLIDGAANGILVVNLDQGGRLASVTGNIVRNLSETGPYVHDGAGFGFGIAVEADAVVSGNVVESAPKWGLMLGWGPYLRNIVASGNVIRKAGHAGIAVSVVDGSGDVVISGNIISEAPAGAILGYRWNDKATGELIDGKESFLHLTIEGNRRS; this comes from the coding sequence ATGTTGCAGCGACGCATGGTGATGACGGGGCTTTCGGCCGCCTTGATGGCGATCGGTCCGCTGCGCCCTGCCCTTGCCAAGGCGCAGTTGCTGGCACAGGCCGATCTTCGCGGCGCAATCGATGCAGGCGAAACCGGCATCCTGCCGGGCGCCACCGACAACCAGAGCCGCAAGCTGCAGGCGCTGATCGATGCGGCTGCGGCCAGCGGCCAGCCGATCTTCCTGCCGGCCGGCACCTACAGGGTTTCCAATATCGAACTCCGGGAAGGCACGCAGCTTTCCGGCGTGCCGGGCCTTACCCTGCTCTCCTATGGCGGCGAAGGGCATCTCCTGTCCGCCCGTGACCTGAAGCATGTATCGCTCAACGGGATCTCGCTCGATGGCGCGAACCGCTGGCTCGGCGACTATACTGAAGCGCTCGCCGCCTTTCGCGGGGTCGGCGATGTCAGGATCAGCGACTGCGCGATCACAGGCAGCCGCAAGCACGGCATTCAGTTCGAACGCTGCGGCGGGCGGCTGGAACGCAGCCGCATCACCGGCGCAGGCGGCGCGGCCATCATGGCCGTAGAGACGAAGGCTATGGCCTTTGCGGACAATGAAATCGCCGACTGCGGCAATGGCGGCATCCTCGTGCATCGCTGGACCAGGGGCGAGGACGGAGCCATGGTCACCGGCAACCGCATCGCCCGGATCGGCGCGCGTGACGGCGGCACCGGGCAGAACGGCAACGGCATCAACCTCTTTCGCGCCGACAATGTGATGGTCAGCGGCAATCATGTCTCCGACTGCGCCTTTTCGGCGATCAGGGCGAATTCCGCCTCCAATGCCACGATCAACGGCAACCAGTGCTTCCGCTCAGGCGAAACCGCCATCTATGCGGAATTTTCCTTCGAAGGCGCTTTGATCGCAGATAACCTCATCGACGGGGCGGCGAACGGCATTCTGGTCGTCAATCTCGATCAGGGCGGCCGGCTTGCGAGTGTGACAGGCAATATCGTCCGCAACCTCTCGGAAACCGGCCCTTACGTGCATGACGGCGCGGGCTTCGGGTTCGGGATTGCCGTCGAGGCCGATGCGGTCGTTTCCGGCAATGTGGTCGAGAGCGCGCCGAAATGGGGGCTGATGCTGGGCTGGGGTCCGTATCTGCGCAACATCGTCGCCTCGGGCAACGTGATCCGTAAGGCCGGCCATGCCGGCATCGCCGTTTCGGTGGTCGATGGCTCCGGCGACGTCGTGATTTCCGGCAACATCATCTCCGAGGCCCCGGCCGGGGCCATCCTCGGCTATCGCTGGAACGACAAGGCGACCGGCGAACTTATCGACGGAAAGGAAAGCTTCTTGCACCTCACCATCGAGGGCAACCGGCGCTCATAG
- a CDS encoding MFS transporter — MDVKSPQKPAAEAARAELFVPLVPDPRLRLFVFLLLLTSMFMATLDNQIVSTALPTIVGEFGELERFAWVGSAYLLTTSAVMPLYGKLGDLFGRKYVIMAAVAIFTFGSLVCGMAISMDTLIAARVLQALGGGGIMVSIFSINADLFEARERARYQSYTSLVLMASGAVGPVLGGTLSDLFGWRSIFLVNLPIGILVLCGLAFLLPYRKPHRRPKIDYAGALLLAGAVASVVLWADSAQIFGSLIAPESLAVVAFGVICALGWVFVERRVDEPVVPLSLFANPTVNLLLVISLVSGAIGIGSVNYVALFLQTTTGLSPTVAGLFFIALTGGIATGSLAAGRVISHTGLYKPFAIASTATGVVSMAIFSQLHAGTPLFFIAAVMLLQGIGVGIGQQVPVVGVQNTVSRGDVGAATGTVTLTRMSGAAIAISIYGAIISSHLARASIELPGGVDFRELTPRVLASLPDATRAAIAEVYADAFFPLFLTASGMIGLGLIASIMLKNIRLPVGGKAGRG; from the coding sequence ATGGATGTGAAATCCCCGCAGAAGCCCGCCGCCGAGGCGGCGCGAGCAGAGCTCTTCGTTCCGCTGGTGCCGGACCCGCGGTTGCGTCTTTTCGTGTTTCTGCTGCTTCTGACGTCGATGTTCATGGCGACTCTCGACAACCAGATCGTCTCCACCGCGCTGCCGACCATCGTCGGCGAGTTCGGCGAACTGGAACGCTTCGCCTGGGTCGGCTCGGCATACCTGCTGACGACCAGCGCCGTCATGCCGCTCTATGGCAAGCTCGGCGATCTCTTCGGCCGCAAATACGTCATCATGGCCGCGGTAGCGATCTTCACCTTCGGCTCGCTCGTCTGCGGCATGGCGATCTCCATGGATACGCTGATCGCCGCCCGCGTCCTGCAGGCACTTGGCGGCGGCGGCATCATGGTGTCGATCTTCTCGATCAATGCCGATCTTTTCGAGGCGCGCGAACGCGCCCGCTACCAGAGCTATACCAGCCTCGTGCTGATGGCGTCCGGTGCTGTCGGCCCCGTTCTCGGCGGCACGCTGAGCGACCTGTTCGGCTGGCGCTCGATCTTCCTCGTCAACCTGCCGATCGGCATCCTCGTGCTCTGCGGGCTGGCGTTCCTCCTGCCTTATCGCAAGCCTCACCGCCGTCCGAAGATCGACTATGCCGGAGCTCTGCTTCTGGCCGGCGCGGTTGCAAGCGTCGTGCTGTGGGCTGACAGCGCCCAGATCTTCGGCTCGCTGATCGCGCCGGAAAGCCTTGCCGTCGTCGCTTTCGGTGTTATCTGCGCGCTCGGCTGGGTTTTCGTCGAGCGTCGCGTCGATGAACCCGTGGTTCCCCTTTCGCTGTTTGCCAATCCCACGGTCAATCTGCTGCTCGTCATTTCGCTGGTATCGGGCGCGATCGGCATCGGCTCGGTGAACTACGTGGCGCTCTTCCTGCAGACGACCACCGGCCTGTCGCCGACGGTCGCCGGCCTGTTCTTCATCGCGCTCACCGGCGGCATTGCCACGGGCTCGCTGGCTGCCGGTCGTGTGATCTCGCATACCGGCCTCTACAAGCCCTTCGCCATAGCCTCCACTGCAACCGGTGTCGTCAGCATGGCCATCTTCAGCCAGTTGCATGCCGGCACGCCGCTCTTCTTCATCGCCGCCGTCATGCTGCTCCAGGGCATCGGCGTCGGCATCGGCCAGCAGGTGCCGGTGGTCGGCGTGCAGAATACCGTATCGCGCGGCGATGTCGGTGCCGCGACCGGAACGGTGACGCTCACCCGCATGTCGGGGGCGGCGATTGCCATCTCGATCTACGGGGCCATCATCAGCTCTCATCTCGCCCGGGCGTCCATCGAACTGCCGGGCGGCGTGGATTTCCGTGAACTGACCCCGCGTGTTCTCGCATCCCTGCCGGATGCGACTCGCGCCGCGATCGCCGAGGTCTATGCCGACGCTTTCTTCCCGCTGTTCCTGACGGCATCCGGAATGATCGGGCTCGGTCTCATCGCCTCGATCATGCTGAAAAACATACGTTTGCCAGTCGGCGGAAAGGCTGGAAGGGGCTGA
- a CDS encoding amino acid transporter, which yields MPSLDVLLAFAVTTALFAFIPGPAMLYAAARTMAGGRKAGFMAVLGIHIGSYAHIFAAAAGLSVLFHAVPVAYMLVKLAGALYLIWLGISLFRSKDAQPGEVSSGKVGSPGRAFVQSVTVEVLNPKTAIFFMAFLPQFVDSAASLPVWAQFAILGLLVNVIFTLADIVSVLLAGMIVARLKQSGATRKLVQRAGGTILVGLGAHLALQRS from the coding sequence ATGCCGTCTCTTGATGTTCTGCTTGCCTTCGCCGTGACCACCGCACTCTTCGCTTTCATCCCCGGGCCGGCCATGCTCTATGCGGCGGCCCGCACCATGGCCGGTGGCCGCAAGGCCGGCTTCATGGCGGTGCTCGGCATCCATATCGGCTCCTATGCGCATATCTTCGCCGCCGCGGCCGGATTGTCGGTGCTGTTTCATGCGGTTCCCGTGGCCTACATGCTGGTGAAGCTCGCCGGCGCGCTTTATCTCATCTGGCTCGGTATTTCGCTTTTTCGCTCGAAGGATGCGCAGCCGGGAGAAGTCTCGTCCGGCAAGGTCGGGTCGCCGGGCAGGGCCTTCGTGCAGAGCGTCACGGTGGAGGTGCTGAACCCGAAGACGGCCATTTTCTTCATGGCCTTCCTGCCGCAATTCGTCGATAGCGCCGCATCGCTTCCGGTCTGGGCGCAGTTCGCCATTCTCGGGCTGCTGGTGAATGTCATCTTCACCCTCGCCGATATCGTCAGCGTGCTGCTGGCCGGGATGATCGTGGCAAGGCTGAAGCAATCCGGCGCCACCCGCAAACTGGTGCAGCGCGCGGGCGGCACGATCCTGGTCGGTCTCGGCGCCCATCTGGCACTCCAGAGAAGCTGA
- a CDS encoding MarR family transcriptional regulator has translation MSNQPMIPFSTTIHVRDTCLCLHAQRAARALARRFDTAMKAVGLTNGQFSLMMALNRPEPPPMGPVAHLLAMDRTTLTAALKPLTRRGWVSIEADPKDRRGKRLKLTEEGTAILSAALPIWRETHAAVEAELSSGDADGLRQDLMEISR, from the coding sequence ATGTCAAATCAGCCCATGATTCCCTTTTCGACCACCATTCACGTCCGCGATACATGCCTTTGCCTGCATGCGCAGCGGGCGGCCCGCGCCCTGGCGCGGCGTTTCGATACGGCCATGAAGGCGGTCGGGCTGACGAACGGGCAATTCTCGCTTATGATGGCTCTCAACCGCCCCGAACCGCCGCCCATGGGGCCGGTGGCACATCTGCTCGCCATGGACCGCACCACCCTCACCGCCGCCCTCAAGCCGCTTACCCGCCGGGGCTGGGTCTCGATCGAAGCGGACCCGAAGGACAGGCGCGGCAAGCGGCTGAAGCTGACCGAGGAAGGCACCGCCATACTCTCGGCCGCCCTGCCGATCTGGCGGGAGACGCACGCAGCCGTCGAAGCCGAACTTTCTTCCGGCGACGCCGATGGGCTAAGGCAAGACCTGATGGAGATTTCGCGATAG
- a CDS encoding MarR family transcriptional regulator — MDDKELEKELKLDRQICFALYGAAHAFTRAYKPLLEPLGLTYPQYLAMMALWEEDGLQVKVLGERLGLDSGTLSPLLKRLEQAGYVTRQRDRIDERQVFITLTESGRTMKAKAVGVMRAIGQATGCTISELESLRDNLKMLKNQLDALS; from the coding sequence ATGGACGACAAGGAACTAGAAAAAGAACTGAAGCTGGATCGGCAGATCTGCTTTGCGCTCTACGGTGCTGCGCACGCCTTCACGCGGGCCTACAAGCCGCTGCTGGAGCCGCTCGGCCTGACCTATCCGCAATATCTCGCGATGATGGCGTTATGGGAAGAGGACGGCCTGCAGGTGAAGGTGCTGGGCGAACGTCTCGGCCTCGATTCAGGCACGCTTTCGCCGCTGCTCAAGCGGCTGGAACAGGCGGGATACGTGACGCGGCAGCGCGACAGGATCGACGAGCGTCAGGTCTTCATCACGCTGACGGAAAGCGGCCGGACGATGAAGGCCAAGGCCGTCGGCGTCATGCGCGCCATCGGCCAGGCGACCGGCTGCACGATCTCCGAACTGGAAAGCCTGCGCGACAATCTGAAAATGCTGAAAAACCAGCTCGACGCGCTCTCTTGA
- a CDS encoding PadR family transcriptional regulator translates to MEHQELLSGFIRLHVLHHAAEGDLHGLWMIEELAHHGYRVSAGTLYPMLHSMERKGYLISRTEKIGRTHRRIYNATPYGIAALDMAREKARELFREVIG, encoded by the coding sequence ATGGAACATCAGGAGCTTCTCTCAGGCTTCATCCGGTTGCATGTGCTGCATCACGCTGCCGAGGGCGACCTGCATGGTTTGTGGATGATCGAGGAACTGGCGCATCACGGCTACAGGGTGAGCGCCGGCACGCTCTATCCCATGCTGCATTCCATGGAGAGGAAGGGTTACCTCATCTCCCGCACCGAGAAGATCGGGCGCACGCATCGCAGGATCTACAACGCCACGCCCTACGGGATCGCCGCGCTGGACATGGCAAGGGAAAAGGCCAGGGAGCTGTTTCGTGAAGTCATCGGCTGA
- a CDS encoding thioredoxin, whose product MEHSVVSRQEWLEARRALLQKEKEATHARDRLNAERLALPWVKVEKDYVFDTPSGPKTLAGLFDGRSQLIVYHFMLGPDWEAGCPGCSFLADHLDGSLPHLNNHDVTLVSVSRAPIEKIEAYKRRMGWHFPWVSAFSNDFNRDFHVSFTPEELASGHVTYNFMETPTAQAHDELPGLSSFYSDAAGNVFHTYSSYARGPEELIGTLMILDRAPKGRNEGSTMDFVRRHDEYEEKPKAASCCH is encoded by the coding sequence ATGGAACATTCAGTCGTATCCCGTCAGGAATGGCTGGAGGCGCGCCGCGCGCTCCTGCAGAAGGAAAAGGAAGCAACCCACGCCCGCGACCGGCTGAATGCCGAGCGGCTCGCCTTGCCCTGGGTGAAGGTGGAAAAGGACTATGTCTTCGATACGCCGTCAGGCCCGAAGACGCTGGCCGGGTTGTTCGACGGACGCAGCCAGTTGATCGTCTACCACTTCATGCTCGGCCCCGATTGGGAGGCCGGTTGTCCCGGCTGCTCTTTCCTGGCGGATCATCTCGATGGTTCGCTGCCGCATCTCAATAACCACGATGTCACGCTGGTCAGCGTGTCCCGCGCCCCGATCGAAAAGATCGAGGCCTACAAGCGGCGTATGGGCTGGCATTTTCCCTGGGTGTCGGCCTTCAGCAATGATTTCAACCGGGATTTCCACGTGTCCTTCACCCCGGAGGAGCTGGCATCCGGCCATGTGACCTACAATTTCATGGAAACGCCGACGGCTCAGGCCCATGATGAACTGCCCGGCCTGTCGAGCTTCTACAGCGATGCCGCCGGCAATGTCTTCCACACCTATTCCAGCTATGCCCGCGGCCCGGAAGAGCTGATCGGCACGCTGATGATCCTCGACCGCGCGCCGAAGGGCCGCAACGAGGGATCGACGATGGATTTCGTTCGCCGCCATGATGAATACGAGGAGAAGCCGAAGGCGGCGAGTTGTTGCCACTGA
- a CDS encoding diguanylate cyclase, which translates to MFTKLQNTILEMIATGASLQETVDFLCRNVEATIPDIVCSVLMVDPQNRLRHLAGPSVPAQYAAAIDGAQIGPEVGSCGAAAFTGKPVTVTDISTHPFWANYKHLALSVGFAACWSTPIITSGKVLGTFAFYFRKPRGPSPLERKIVEASVHLCAIAIERDQRMAERRRLAETDALTQLPNRSRFNEVVAEHDKSGKPWGILLADIDNLKLVNDTFGHLAGDDLIRTVAARMAEVCEQGMAFRLGGDEFAVIVCTAGGTTPGAVAERLIAAIKPPCNCADHTIYPSVTVGGAVALAGESAQQVRQNADYALYHAKERARGNYIEFVPGLGTAIAKRFRAIQDVTEALREERIDAYYQPVVELATGRVVSLEALCRLKTHGGDVIAAGYFHEATKDANIAFQLTDRMLAKVAEDARHWLTDGIAFGRIGINLSAADFYRGSLAERISTAFRERGVPLDKVIVEVTESVYLDQRDQIVAEQIRALRAAGMAVALDDFGTGFASLTHLLTVPVDIIKIDKSFVQRMIGDRAGAVIIKGLIDIANGLGIRVTAEGIETTEQAGSLQELGCTDGQGFLFSRAIDRTAIVTLLKERGAIETHPSCDPSLLGATG; encoded by the coding sequence ATGTTTACCAAACTGCAGAACACCATTCTCGAAATGATCGCGACCGGCGCTTCGCTGCAGGAAACGGTCGATTTTCTCTGCCGTAACGTCGAGGCGACCATACCCGACATCGTGTGCTCGGTTCTGATGGTCGATCCCCAGAACCGATTGCGGCATCTGGCCGGTCCGTCCGTGCCGGCGCAGTATGCAGCGGCAATCGATGGCGCGCAGATCGGGCCTGAAGTCGGCTCCTGCGGAGCCGCCGCCTTTACCGGAAAGCCGGTGACCGTGACCGATATTTCCACGCATCCCTTCTGGGCGAATTACAAGCATCTGGCGCTTTCGGTCGGGTTTGCCGCCTGCTGGTCGACACCGATCATCACCTCCGGCAAGGTGCTCGGTACCTTCGCTTTCTATTTCCGCAAGCCCCGTGGCCCCTCGCCACTGGAAAGGAAGATCGTCGAGGCCAGCGTGCATCTCTGCGCCATCGCCATCGAGCGCGACCAGCGCATGGCCGAGCGGCGCAGGCTTGCCGAAACGGATGCGCTGACCCAGCTCCCCAACCGCAGCCGCTTCAACGAAGTGGTGGCCGAGCATGACAAGAGCGGCAAGCCATGGGGCATCCTGCTTGCCGACATCGACAATCTGAAACTGGTCAACGACACCTTCGGCCATCTGGCCGGCGACGACCTGATCCGCACGGTCGCCGCACGCATGGCCGAGGTCTGCGAACAGGGCATGGCATTTCGCCTCGGCGGCGACGAGTTCGCCGTCATCGTCTGCACCGCAGGCGGAACCACTCCGGGTGCGGTTGCAGAACGTCTGATTGCGGCGATCAAGCCCCCTTGCAACTGCGCCGACCACACCATTTACCCCTCCGTCACCGTAGGGGGAGCCGTGGCGCTTGCCGGGGAAAGCGCCCAGCAGGTTCGCCAGAATGCCGATTATGCGCTCTATCACGCCAAGGAGCGGGCGCGCGGCAACTATATCGAATTCGTGCCGGGGCTTGGCACCGCGATTGCCAAGCGCTTCCGCGCCATTCAGGACGTCACCGAGGCTCTTCGCGAAGAGCGGATCGACGCCTATTACCAGCCGGTCGTCGAGCTGGCGACGGGCCGGGTGGTGAGCCTCGAGGCGCTTTGTCGCCTGAAGACCCATGGTGGCGATGTCATCGCCGCGGGCTATTTTCACGAGGCGACGAAGGATGCCAACATCGCCTTTCAGCTGACCGACCGCATGCTCGCCAAGGTCGCGGAAGATGCGCGGCACTGGCTCACCGACGGCATTGCCTTCGGGCGGATCGGCATCAATCTTTCGGCCGCCGATTTCTATCGCGGCAGTCTCGCCGAGCGCATCTCGACGGCTTTCCGCGAGAGGGGCGTGCCGCTCGACAAGGTGATCGTGGAAGTCACGGAATCCGTCTATCTCGACCAGCGCGACCAGATCGTCGCCGAGCAGATCCGTGCGCTGCGCGCCGCCGGCATGGCGGTCGCGCTCGATGATTTCGGCACCGGTTTCGCCTCGCTCACCCATCTGCTGACGGTGCCGGTCGATATCATCAAGATCGACAAATCCTTCGTTCAGCGGATGATCGGCGACCGGGCCGGCGCTGTGATCATCAAGGGCCTCATCGACATCGCCAACGGCCTCGGCATCCGGGTCACGGCGGAGGGCATCGAGACAACGGAACAGGCCGGCTCCCTGCAGGAGCTCGGCTGCACCGACGGACAGGGCTTCCTCTTCTCCCGCGCTATCGACCGCACAGCCATCGTGACCTTGCTGAAGGAACGGGGTGCAATCGAGACGCATCCCTCCTGCGACCCGTCCCTTCTCGGCGCAACCGGCTGA
- a CDS encoding glyoxalase, whose protein sequence is MQGGFIWYELMTPDPVAAADFYSKVTGWTAKDSGMPGMSYTLFNVPGFDMGVAGMMELTSEFAARNIPPNWTGYVWVDDVDAKAKEFADNGGTVHHQPQDIPGIGRFSVVADPQGAVISLFKPNMPDGPMPPTPDRGTQGTFGWHELMAGNGEQAFAFYSKMFGWTKDMAVDMGDMGVYQCFAQEGTPIGGMMTKPAEVSAPFWGYYVNVDGIDAALERVKAGGGTIIFGPQEVPGGSFILQCVDPQGAYFCLVSNKR, encoded by the coding sequence ATGCAAGGCGGGTTTATCTGGTACGAACTCATGACGCCCGATCCGGTGGCGGCAGCCGACTTTTACTCGAAGGTCACGGGCTGGACGGCGAAGGACAGTGGCATGCCCGGCATGTCCTACACGCTCTTCAACGTTCCCGGTTTCGACATGGGCGTCGCCGGCATGATGGAGTTGACGTCGGAATTTGCCGCACGCAACATCCCGCCGAACTGGACCGGTTATGTCTGGGTCGATGACGTCGATGCCAAGGCAAAAGAATTCGCCGACAATGGCGGCACCGTGCATCATCAGCCGCAGGATATTCCGGGCATCGGCCGCTTCTCGGTGGTTGCCGATCCGCAAGGGGCGGTCATCAGCCTGTTCAAGCCGAACATGCCGGATGGTCCCATGCCGCCGACTCCGGATCGTGGCACGCAGGGCACCTTCGGCTGGCATGAATTGATGGCCGGCAATGGCGAGCAGGCCTTCGCCTTCTATTCGAAGATGTTCGGCTGGACCAAGGACATGGCCGTCGACATGGGCGATATGGGCGTCTACCAGTGCTTTGCCCAGGAGGGCACCCCGATCGGCGGAATGATGACCAAGCCCGCAGAGGTGTCGGCGCCCTTCTGGGGCTATTACGTCAATGTCGATGGCATCGATGCGGCACTGGAGCGCGTTAAGGCAGGCGGCGGCACGATAATCTTCGGGCCGCAGGAAGTGCCCGGCGGCAGCTTCATCCTGCAATGCGTGGATCCGCAGGGCGCCTATTTCTGCCTCGTCTCGAACAAGCGGTAA
- a CDS encoding ABC transporter permease, which produces METSKPREEHRFLEKLIGDWIVTSTTGDGNYDPSDPDKAWIEKVHAVGGLWFVCEGGGVMPDGQRGSVVMTLGYDPRAGHYVGTWIGSMMDTFWVYKGWLEPDGKTLTLEAEGPDFDDPSKTAIYHDVIKFIDDDHRQFSGSVRQPDGTFRTFMTSEMKRRG; this is translated from the coding sequence ATGGAAACGTCAAAACCGCGGGAGGAGCACCGCTTCCTTGAAAAACTGATCGGTGACTGGATCGTGACCTCCACGACCGGCGACGGCAATTACGATCCATCCGATCCCGACAAGGCATGGATCGAGAAGGTCCATGCGGTCGGCGGCCTGTGGTTCGTTTGCGAGGGCGGGGGTGTCATGCCAGATGGCCAGCGCGGTTCCGTGGTCATGACGCTCGGCTACGATCCCCGCGCCGGCCATTACGTCGGTACCTGGATCGGCTCGATGATGGACACGTTCTGGGTCTACAAGGGCTGGCTGGAGCCGGATGGCAAAACGCTGACGCTCGAAGCCGAGGGACCGGATTTCGATGACCCCTCGAAGACGGCGATTTATCACGACGTCATCAAATTCATCGACGATGACCACCGGCAGTTTTCCGGCAGCGTGCGCCAGCCGGACGGCACCTTCAGGACCTTCATGACCAGCGAAATGAAGCGGCGAGGCTAA